Genomic DNA from Macadamia integrifolia cultivar HAES 741 chromosome 6, SCU_Mint_v3, whole genome shotgun sequence:
GCCTTACCATAGCAGGTTATCTCCTCCTCCAGCACCTTCATCACCTCCATCTTCATCTCATTTTCGACAGGAAACCCAACCAACAATAGCTCCTGCTCATCCTCTTTCTCAGAGAACGCGGGAAGACGATAATCCTAATAATTACTCCGAGATTAAAAgggaacccccccccccctttgggTTTGTTTAGCAGAGACCCCTCAAATCTGTTCAGTTGAACATCAAAAAATCAGTTTCGTCTGAAGGGTAATACAGTCTTTGGCTGTTCAAAACTAACAGTGCACACATTTTTACGTTAGTGTTAGGGGAGGGACCATAATTCGTTTAGACCCTTAGATTCACGTATAATTTCAACAAACTACAGCGGAGAAGGACGTGATTTtcctttacattttttttttttttttttcctttttaaatgtCATTGCTTCGATGCATATTAGCTCAGGTAGCAAAACTGAAGAGTGGTTCATGACTGGATTAATTTGTCCTTTTCAACTCATCTGAAAATGAAGTCAAAATTCTGAATCACATCTTTTTTTCTGAATAAATGAATATGTTAAGAcctaaagaaaagaagaaagaaagaattacAAGGAAAGGCATTATCCCCATACAAACAAATGAGAAACACAAAAGGATTATGGTTCGTTAGCAGTAACAATGAGATCACACTGCGATCTTCTAAGAGGCATTAGATTTTTAAATGGCTAAATGAGGAAAATAAGGAGCAAACCTAATACAGTGACTCCACTCCGTATGCAAAGTAGAGGTTCGAACGTCTTCCCAATTTAGTATATAAATATAAAGTATGAATCTAGATGTAAATCAACCAACTCACATCCAACTCCCTTTTGAATCAACCAGAATTGATCAGATTCCACAcgaatattaaaaaaaactcTATGAATCACCCTGCTTCAGTGCAGTCTAAATCAGGATCCGATTCCAAATTTTCAAATCCTAATGTAGATAGATATACTTCGATTAACTTAAAGTTTCCTACCATTATGTAaatatatatttgttatttaCATTATtgtaagatgatgatgatagtcatttatattttgttttagggtttttttttcaataaataaatatactaaaatatcaaataaagggaaataaaagataacaaaacAAGATGCCACCAATAATAGGCCCAGACTCTCATAGAGAAACATAAAATGATCAAAACATCAATTCAtatcaattcatattttttcaATCGGCTGAGTGaggaaaataagggaaaaaccTAATACGAAAACTCCTCTCCCTACGTAAAGCAGAgatttttttgagaattttattttaatttaaagaTCATCGAATATGCTAATATAATTCAGGTACATTTGTTCTCAGTTCTCTTTAGGCCCCAAAGCATTCTTTCCAAAAGAGGGATCAACATGCTGTCAATTCATAACATGTTTATAGATGGAGGAGAGTTTTGATGGATGTTGATTCCTATACAATTAAGAGAGATCCACTTTGAAAAAGATAATGTCTATGTGCCTAAGTGGGATGCATTGAGTCTGAAATTGGTTAAAATCCTCAAAGCAAAAGTGAGAAGGTGAAACCCCATATTTCTCTCAGTTGTCgaattcagatcctctccaccCGGCGGAGATCGGAGAAGGATTCAACAAGAGAAGGTGAATTTTGGGTCTAAATCGGGAGTCCACTCATACACTCTCCCTTTTCTGAATTCATCTGAAAAGTGCATTGGTCCCTCTTTCAATCATCTATGATTAGAGGTCAGACTCCCACATGACCTGCAACATCAATAACCCAGACTCTCACATGACCTGCAACTtcaaaacccaacccaaggggaggaaaacaagagagagagagaatgagagatagAAAACGACAACAAAGCAAAAGGGCAGAAGGAAAGAATAATGAGATTCCGGTGGCGCATAAATAATGCCGCATTTTACGCTACTTTTTGAGTTTTGGTCTCTGATCATCCATTGGGCAATTGGCGTTTGGGTCCTTTGGGACTCCCTCCCTCCCATCCCATGATTGTGATTTGAGACACTGTAGAGCATCGCTTCACACCCAAGACACCCCAGATTCAAGAATATAACCATCAAAAGCTTCAATCCAACGCTgtctttctctttcccctttGATCCAACAAAAGAGTCATCATCTCTTCTCACTATTCACTACTTAGTACTGAAGATTAAACCATTTCAATGAAGCAACTCAAAACTCCAAACTTAACTGGGCACtcccaagggaaaaaaatgcaaattttttGCCAAATTAGTGACGAAAAACAAGTCAGAAATGTAGAATTTTGTATAAGATAAACCACCCAAAACAAACAGATATGTAGTTATGTTAATcataaaattgagaatttgaagaatacaaaaaccaaatcccttttttgttttttgctgtTCAATTTTTACAATTCCTTCACTCCAAAGTTGTCTCCAACGAATTGgggattcaaattcaaattgaagACCCAAATCATTAACACGAAAATCAAAAcagagagaaaggaggagaagaagaaaaggtcaGCAATGAAACCCCAGAACGGATCCATCACTGACGGCAATGGTGACCCTACAACCAGACCTGGTCTCCACATGATGGGTGAAGAAGCGCAGAACCCTTACCCTACCAGCCATTCTCATCATCGACTCAATCTCCAAAGTGGGTCCCATCTTGAACCCATCGAAGCCGTTGGTGATGGTCGTCGGGTTCTGCTCCACATTCTCCACCGTCGTCGAAGCCGGAGCTGCCGTGGTTAGAGGGAAAGATTGAACAGAGAAGGTGGCAGACATGTACTTAGTGCGGCCAGCGTCGATGTCGCCGGCGGGGATGAACATGAAACCCACTTGGTTATCAGAGTAGAGTAGCTGAAGGGAGCTGTCGTAGTGGGTGAAGACggcacggttggggttcctTACAGACACGTACTGAGAGAAGATGAAGTTGACGGTGCCGTTGGACATGGAGAAGGTTGGGAGCTGAACGGTGTTGACAGAGATCATGGGTTCCTTGGGCTTGAACACGGTAAAGAAGACGATGAGGATCACCATGACCACGCAGATCAAGAAGATCGTTGCCACTATACATGATGCGAGATTCGTCCGCCCTGATGGAGGTCTCTGTGGTTTATGGTGGTGCTGGTGATGATTCATGGCTTCTCTGATCCTCGTTAGTACCCTTTTCTCCTACTCCACCCAcggtcactccccaccttaagaaaaagtaaaagagagagagagagagagagagtaggacTGTAGGAGTGAGTCACTCCCCCTCACTTTATATTTTCTGTTGTGTGGTGTAGCGGTGAAGAAAAGATAAGTGTaatgagagaaaaaatgggGCAAGTGGTTCCATCTTTCATGAGCTTAATGACTTTAATGGATAAGGGAAATTGGGTTTTAAGTGATTTTAAGTTTGGAAATTTGG
This window encodes:
- the LOC122081337 gene encoding uncharacterized protein LOC122081337, with translation MNHHQHHHKPQRPPSGRTNLASCIVATIFLICVVMVILIVFFTVFKPKEPMISVNTVQLPTFSMSNGTVNFIFSQYVSVRNPNRAVFTHYDSSLQLLYSDNQVGFMFIPAGDIDAGRTKYMSATFSVQSFPLTTAAPASTTVENVEQNPTTITNGFDGFKMGPTLEIESMMRMAGRVRVLRFFTHHVETRSGCRVTIAVSDGSVLGFHC